In a single window of the Paenibacillus sp. MMS20-IR301 genome:
- a CDS encoding DUF3934 family protein codes for MVAKSKGGGTGRGTGSKGWTRWNKTAKPVKPAKSGPPGSRGTKGAGAGAGTGAAKGGSVNKTGGGK; via the coding sequence ATTGTGGCAAAGAGCAAAGGCGGCGGTACAGGCAGAGGTACCGGAAGCAAGGGCTGGACCCGCTGGAACAAAACAGCGAAGCCTGTAAAACCGGCAAAGAGCGGACCACCCGGCAGCCGGGGGACTAAAGGTGCCGGAGCAGGGGCAGGTACAGGTGCAGCCAAAGGCGGCAGCGTGAACAAAACCGGAGGCGGCAAATAA
- the asd gene encoding aspartate-semialdehyde dehydrogenase — translation MSSKLRAGIVGGTGMVGQRFIALLENHPWFQVTAIAASANSAGKTYEESVQGRWKLATPMPEAVKSIMVQDASKVEEVSADVDLIFCAVDMKKEEIKALEEAYARTGTPVISNNSAHRWTPDVPMVIPEINPEHLEVIAQQRKRLGTETGFIAVKPNCSIQSYMPTLHALHDFKPSRVVVTTYQAISGAGKTFADWPDMVDNVIPFIGGEEEKSEQEPLRIWGKVTDEGIVKSEQPVITTQCIRVPVADGHMAAVFASFEQKPSKEEILERWNSFQGRPQQLGLPSAPKQFITYFEEENRPQTRLDRDIEHGMGISAGRLREDSLYDYKFVSLSHNTVRGAAGGAVLIAELLKAEGYIQPK, via the coding sequence ATGTCAAGTAAGTTGAGAGCGGGTATTGTTGGCGGCACCGGTATGGTCGGCCAGCGTTTCATTGCACTACTCGAGAATCATCCCTGGTTTCAGGTAACGGCGATTGCGGCAAGCGCGAATTCCGCAGGCAAGACGTACGAAGAGTCCGTGCAGGGCAGATGGAAGCTGGCCACCCCTATGCCTGAAGCTGTTAAGAGCATCATGGTACAGGATGCCTCCAAGGTGGAGGAAGTGTCAGCGGATGTCGATCTGATCTTCTGTGCAGTTGATATGAAGAAAGAAGAAATCAAGGCACTGGAAGAAGCTTACGCGCGCACCGGAACTCCGGTTATCTCCAACAACTCGGCGCACCGCTGGACCCCGGACGTTCCAATGGTCATTCCTGAGATTAATCCGGAGCATCTTGAGGTTATTGCCCAGCAGCGTAAACGTCTCGGAACAGAAACCGGATTCATCGCGGTTAAGCCGAACTGCTCCATTCAGAGCTACATGCCTACTCTGCATGCGCTGCATGACTTCAAGCCTTCGCGGGTTGTAGTGACGACTTACCAGGCGATTTCCGGAGCAGGCAAGACCTTTGCCGATTGGCCGGATATGGTGGATAACGTCATTCCGTTCATCGGCGGTGAAGAAGAGAAGAGTGAGCAGGAGCCGCTGCGGATTTGGGGCAAGGTAACGGATGAGGGGATTGTCAAAAGCGAGCAGCCGGTAATCACAACACAGTGTATCCGTGTACCTGTAGCTGACGGCCATATGGCCGCGGTATTCGCCTCTTTTGAACAGAAGCCTTCCAAGGAAGAGATTCTGGAACGCTGGAACAGCTTCCAGGGACGCCCGCAACAGCTGGGGCTGCCGAGTGCGCCTAAGCAGTTCATCACTTATTTCGAGGAAGAGAACCGTCCGCAGACCCGCTTGGACCGTGATATTGAGCATGGCATGGGGATTTCCGCGGGCCGGCTCCGTGAAGATTCACTGTATGACTACAAGTTCGTCAGCCTGTCCCACAACACTGTCAGAGGTGCTGCGGGCGGAGCGGTTCTGATTGCCGAGCTGCTCAAAGCAGAGGGCTATATTCAGCCTAAATAA
- a CDS encoding VWA domain-containing protein has translation MADHITNNGPGAALSRWRLILGQEAETALQGYGPGGGQMLSEEELIMDAALAAIYNESGSGGANGQSGSSVKGRGSGSGHAAINLSKWLGDVRSFFPEDVVSVIQNDAMERRGWKQLLFEPELLAAVKPDIQLVGTLLALKGKIPEKTKETARMLVQALVDELVKLLETDIRRAVTGALNKRQHSPLPSLSGLDWKRTIERNLKHYDGERRMIIPERFFYFDRARRSKEWTVIVDIDQSGSMASSVIWASVIGSIFASIPALSTRVVAFDTEVVDLTEQCANDPVDMLFGIQLGGGTDIHKSVKYCEQFIEEPKKTLFIIVSDLYENGNQAGLVRRMRDLRESGVRTMTLLALSDEGKPSYDERLAAQLTRDGTPCFACTPALLPVLVEGALKGQDLSELAKRLGMSR, from the coding sequence ATGGCAGACCATATAACGAATAACGGACCCGGTGCAGCCTTATCCCGCTGGCGGCTGATTCTGGGGCAGGAAGCGGAAACCGCGCTGCAGGGCTACGGGCCGGGCGGCGGCCAGATGCTGAGCGAGGAGGAGCTGATTATGGATGCGGCACTGGCTGCCATCTATAATGAGAGCGGCTCCGGCGGAGCTAACGGGCAATCAGGCTCAAGCGTTAAGGGCAGGGGCTCCGGCTCCGGGCATGCCGCGATTAATCTGTCCAAGTGGCTTGGGGATGTGCGCAGCTTTTTCCCGGAGGATGTAGTTTCGGTGATCCAGAATGATGCGATGGAGCGCAGGGGCTGGAAGCAGCTGCTGTTCGAGCCGGAGCTGCTGGCGGCGGTGAAGCCGGATATTCAGCTGGTCGGAACGCTGCTCGCGCTTAAGGGCAAAATTCCTGAGAAAACCAAGGAAACGGCCAGGATGCTGGTCCAGGCACTCGTGGATGAGCTGGTCAAGCTGCTGGAGACGGATATCCGCCGGGCGGTGACCGGAGCGCTGAACAAGCGGCAGCATTCCCCCTTGCCTTCCCTGAGCGGACTGGACTGGAAACGGACGATTGAGCGCAACCTGAAGCATTATGACGGAGAACGGCGGATGATCATCCCGGAGCGGTTCTTTTACTTCGACCGGGCCCGCCGCAGCAAGGAATGGACGGTAATCGTCGATATTGACCAGAGCGGATCGATGGCCAGCTCGGTCATCTGGGCATCCGTAATCGGCTCCATCTTCGCCAGCATCCCGGCGCTGAGCACCCGTGTGGTAGCTTTTGACACCGAGGTGGTTGACCTGACTGAGCAATGTGCGAATGATCCCGTAGATATGCTGTTCGGTATTCAGCTGGGTGGCGGTACGGATATTCACAAGTCGGTGAAATACTGTGAGCAGTTCATCGAAGAGCCGAAGAAGACGCTGTTCATCATCGTGTCTGATCTGTATGAGAACGGCAACCAGGCCGGGCTGGTCCGGCGGATGCGGGACCTGCGCGAATCAGGCGTGCGGACGATGACGCTGCTGGCGCTCTCCGATGAAGGCAAGCCTTCCTACGATGAGCGGCTGGCTGCCCAGCTTACCCGGGACGGAACCCCGTGCTTTGCCTGTACTCCGGCACTTCTGCCGGTTCTGGTCGAAGGCGCACTGAAGGGCCAGGATCTTAGTGAGCTGGCGAAAAGGCTGGGGATGTCACGGTAA
- a CDS encoding DUF5682 family protein produces MSRAAAAGVNIFGVRHLSPGGAKHVLDYLNELQPTAVLIEGPSDATGEIRHLTHDVTKPPVAILAFTEDLPVRTVLWPFAVYSPEFQGMQWAKEHGAEAEFIDLPSSVTLGLQDALRQDGGSRPELKPAAGEQGEPDVEEMQAPESVYTRIAQLAGEHDYEMYWERNYEHNTSSGSYRAAILEFSARMRELSEIRERSDQPREYAYNALREAYMRRQIQRKIAEGHQPEKIAVICGAYHAAALEDLASGMSDEELAALPSRSTKLTLMPYSYYKLSTMSGYGAGNAAPHYYQMMWELLESGRAAELPHLYLSSVARYVRSAGTHRSTAEVIEAVRLAESLAALHGGSAPTLRDLHDAAQTLLGHGDLGVIAEPLARADVGTAIGSLAEGVSQTPIQDDLNRLLKRYKLEKYKTTVASDLALDLRENRRVSSSEAAYLDLHRSVLFHRLVLLGISFARNVPSGQKGATWGEHWVIQWSPEVEIQVVESTLLGETIETAAAYVLREKLLECHSITEASALIRIACQCAMTAQMEESTRVLQSLAVDSRDVVAIAEAARELAAIIGFGDIRRVDTAPLVPLLEELFRRGCLFLLDASGCNDEAAGPMISAMNELNGISLEHDEIADTTLWLQELLQLAQRDDRNARLSGFACAILMERAAVSAEEVAAEVSRRLSPGIPADLGAGWFEGLSMRNRYGLLSRMSLWEQLNDYINALDDEEFKRALVFLRRAFSTFSSREKTMISELLGELWGVNTEQAAEILTGELKEEEAKMLDDLNDFDFGDL; encoded by the coding sequence GTGAGCCGGGCGGCAGCTGCCGGCGTGAATATATTCGGAGTGCGGCATCTGTCTCCGGGCGGTGCGAAGCATGTGCTGGACTATCTGAATGAGCTTCAGCCGACCGCTGTGCTGATTGAAGGCCCCAGTGATGCGACCGGCGAGATCCGGCATCTGACCCACGATGTAACGAAGCCGCCGGTTGCCATCCTGGCCTTTACCGAAGACCTGCCCGTGCGGACGGTATTATGGCCGTTCGCCGTGTATTCCCCGGAATTCCAGGGCATGCAGTGGGCGAAGGAGCACGGGGCGGAGGCGGAATTCATTGATCTGCCTTCCTCTGTCACCCTTGGTCTGCAGGATGCCCTGCGGCAGGATGGCGGAAGCCGTCCGGAGCTGAAGCCGGCAGCCGGAGAGCAGGGGGAGCCGGACGTTGAGGAGATGCAGGCGCCTGAATCAGTCTATACCCGGATAGCGCAGCTCGCCGGAGAGCATGATTACGAGATGTACTGGGAGCGGAATTATGAGCATAACACCAGCAGCGGGTCCTACCGGGCAGCTATCCTGGAATTCTCTGCCCGGATGCGCGAGCTGTCGGAAATCAGGGAGCGCTCGGACCAGCCGCGTGAGTATGCCTACAATGCCCTGCGCGAAGCTTATATGCGGCGGCAGATTCAGCGGAAGATTGCTGAAGGCCATCAGCCGGAGAAGATCGCTGTGATCTGCGGCGCCTATCATGCGGCCGCACTGGAGGATCTTGCATCTGGTATGAGCGACGAAGAGCTGGCAGCACTGCCTTCCCGCAGCACGAAGCTGACGCTGATGCCATATTCGTACTATAAGCTCTCCACCATGTCCGGCTACGGTGCGGGTAACGCCGCTCCGCATTACTATCAGATGATGTGGGAGCTGCTGGAGTCCGGACGGGCAGCGGAGCTGCCGCATCTCTATCTGTCCTCAGTGGCGCGGTATGTCCGCAGCGCCGGAACACACCGCTCAACTGCTGAAGTGATTGAAGCGGTCCGGCTGGCCGAGTCACTGGCAGCGCTGCATGGCGGCAGCGCTCCTACACTGCGCGACCTGCATGATGCCGCGCAGACGCTGCTCGGTCACGGCGACCTGGGCGTTATAGCGGAGCCGCTGGCCCGGGCCGATGTCGGCACAGCCATCGGCAGCCTGGCTGAAGGCGTCAGCCAGACGCCGATTCAGGATGACCTGAACCGGCTGCTGAAGCGCTACAAGCTGGAGAAGTATAAGACCACCGTAGCCAGTGACCTGGCGCTGGATCTCCGGGAGAACCGCCGGGTGTCAAGCAGTGAGGCGGCGTATCTGGACCTGCACCGCTCCGTGCTGTTCCACCGGCTGGTACTGCTCGGCATCAGCTTCGCCCGCAATGTGCCAAGCGGGCAGAAGGGGGCGACCTGGGGGGAGCATTGGGTTATCCAGTGGTCACCGGAGGTGGAGATTCAGGTCGTGGAATCCACTCTGCTCGGGGAGACCATCGAAACCGCCGCAGCGTATGTGCTGCGGGAGAAGCTGCTGGAATGCCACTCGATTACCGAGGCTTCGGCCCTGATCCGCATTGCCTGCCAGTGTGCGATGACCGCGCAGATGGAGGAGAGCACCCGGGTGCTGCAGAGCCTGGCGGTGGACAGCCGCGATGTCGTCGCGATTGCAGAGGCTGCACGCGAGCTGGCAGCGATTATCGGCTTCGGCGATATCCGCAGGGTCGATACCGCCCCGCTTGTGCCGCTGCTGGAGGAGCTGTTCCGGCGCGGCTGCCTGTTCCTGCTGGATGCGAGCGGATGCAACGATGAAGCAGCCGGGCCGATGATCAGCGCGATGAACGAGCTGAACGGCATCTCGCTCGAACATGATGAAATTGCGGACACTACCCTGTGGCTGCAGGAGCTGCTGCAGCTGGCCCAGCGGGATGACCGCAATGCCCGGCTGTCCGGATTCGCCTGCGCGATCCTTATGGAACGGGCAGCGGTCTCGGCCGAAGAGGTGGCGGCGGAAGTCTCCCGCCGCCTGTCGCCCGGGATTCCCGCTGACCTTGGTGCGGGCTGGTTCGAAGGGCTGTCAATGCGCAACCGTTACGGGCTGCTGTCCCGCATGAGCCTGTGGGAGCAGCTGAATGATTATATTAATGCCCTGGATGATGAGGAATTCAAGCGTGCCCTGGTGTTCCTGCGCCGGGCGTTCAGTACCTTCTCCTCCCGGGAGAAGACAATGATCTCCGAGCTGCTGGGTGAGCTATGGGGCGTGAATACTGAGCAGGCGGCAGAGATTCTGACAGGTGAGCTGAAGGAGGAGGAAGCCAAAATGCTGGATGACCTGAATGATTTTGACTTCGGTGACCTGTAG
- a CDS encoding AAA family ATPase, with translation MSMEQGQLQDYMRLPAEVLYREELEALRKEDTGRIPAGWQMSPRSVLTFIAGGMAGKTVITPKYIGNTRLIEMAVATLVTDRALLLIGEPGTAKSWLSENLAAAIYGNSGMVVQGTAGTSEEHVRYSWNYAMLLANGPTPEALVKSPIMRAMEDGGIARFEEISRCASEVQDALISILSEKTISVPELGKETSARKGFSIIATANTRDRGVNEMSAALKRRFNIIVLPAPSDLETELSIVKKRVAEIAASYELQAAVPADEALLKVVTIFRELRSGMTLDKKEKVKTPAGVISTAEAISLLTNSMALAASFGNGALTDGDLAAGLQGAIVKDDDKDKLVWKEYLDNVMKKKGADWRGLYQACKEMNE, from the coding sequence ATGTCAATGGAACAAGGTCAGCTTCAGGATTATATGCGTTTGCCCGCTGAGGTTCTGTACCGGGAGGAGCTTGAGGCCCTCCGTAAAGAGGATACAGGACGGATTCCGGCAGGATGGCAGATGTCGCCGCGCTCGGTGTTAACCTTCATTGCGGGGGGCATGGCGGGCAAGACCGTGATTACCCCGAAATATATCGGCAATACCCGGCTGATTGAAATGGCTGTCGCCACGCTGGTCACGGACCGGGCACTGCTGCTGATCGGTGAGCCGGGGACGGCCAAATCCTGGCTGTCGGAGAATCTGGCCGCCGCCATCTATGGCAATTCGGGAATGGTTGTGCAGGGAACAGCCGGAACAAGTGAGGAGCATGTGCGTTATTCCTGGAACTATGCCATGCTCCTTGCGAACGGGCCGACGCCGGAGGCGCTGGTGAAGAGTCCGATTATGCGGGCGATGGAGGACGGCGGCATCGCCCGGTTCGAAGAGATTTCCCGCTGCGCCTCGGAGGTGCAGGACGCGCTGATCTCCATTCTCTCGGAGAAGACCATTTCTGTACCGGAGCTTGGCAAGGAGACCAGCGCCCGCAAGGGGTTCTCAATTATTGCCACCGCCAATACGCGGGACCGCGGAGTGAATGAGATGTCAGCGGCGCTTAAGCGGCGTTTCAATATTATCGTGCTGCCTGCACCGTCTGACCTGGAGACGGAGCTGTCCATTGTGAAGAAGCGGGTTGCCGAAATCGCTGCCTCCTATGAGCTGCAGGCTGCCGTTCCGGCAGATGAAGCGCTGCTGAAGGTGGTTACCATCTTCCGGGAGCTGCGCAGCGGCATGACGCTCGACAAGAAGGAGAAGGTCAAGACGCCGGCGGGTGTTATCTCCACAGCGGAGGCGATCTCCCTGCTGACGAACAGCATGGCGCTGGCTGCCAGCTTTGGCAACGGGGCACTGACTGACGGGGATCTGGCAGCGGGGCTCCAGGGAGCCATTGTCAAGGATGACGATAAGGATAAGCTGGTCTGGAAGGAATATCTCGACAATGTAATGAAGAAAAAAGGTGCAGACTGGCGCGGGCTCTATCAGGCCTGTAAGGAGATGAACGAGTGA
- a CDS encoding HEAT repeat domain-containing protein: MSTALLQELHQEFRRLYIAGSELAAGDFRLKRLLPQFQQLGERSPVFKKLGEGVASLIEPAAAGGTPGVQLQELTLLLESVLYTQGITAVEGTPGPLPPRSFTLKTNQSYRKLAAVQQALGTTGSGRYELVIDAFKAGVFQDLRLLPLAVSALNDPYSELADFAMTDILPSYGPEIAVYLLESFDPAGGRAEVRKLEVIGKVGGEAYLEKIFTAAESGSEEVRKAAMKWLAGHEQYTPALLEWSADKKKGIREAAYSALAAGGSPEGADRLVEAFRKKKDREMVAWVLAAGPSPEVSARLSDLFMEELQNAPRDNADKKLTDAAWNDISPFVTALRRVRTTRLDEIYSYVIRESPRFSSLGWFPFIEEAALYKEGTPDGAALEELEALEKLSVRFLPNFFRAAQQTMTPKELFNRFGGTFMDKLKSLVKKDVKDAAQRSQLLIHSIEEQVMYTRHSTYEAPWEPARLWGQYVKELRPEAELAASWDSRWLDWFIQHDAVYLVCAFARRDHPGARSYLLGKLQELQGRLRNEYIPYLFVGLERAGAAEPERLELLMQELENTKTFNLYVFDFYLFSLMERFPSGYVSRLEAILPKFRYDCRQQLEYILNRLRNTQQQ, from the coding sequence ATGAGCACAGCGTTATTACAGGAGCTGCATCAGGAGTTTCGAAGACTGTATATTGCCGGAAGCGAGCTGGCGGCCGGAGATTTCCGCCTGAAGCGGCTGCTGCCGCAGTTTCAGCAGCTGGGGGAGCGCTCCCCGGTCTTTAAAAAGCTGGGTGAAGGAGTAGCTTCATTAATTGAACCGGCAGCAGCAGGAGGAACGCCGGGCGTACAATTGCAGGAGCTTACACTGCTGCTGGAGTCCGTCCTCTACACTCAGGGAATTACGGCTGTTGAAGGAACCCCCGGACCTCTGCCTCCCCGGAGCTTTACCCTGAAGACGAATCAGTCTTACCGGAAGCTGGCTGCGGTGCAGCAGGCACTGGGTACCACCGGAAGCGGCAGGTATGAGCTCGTCATTGACGCCTTCAAAGCGGGCGTATTTCAGGATCTGCGGCTGCTGCCGCTGGCAGTGTCCGCCTTGAATGACCCGTATTCAGAGCTCGCTGATTTCGCGATGACGGATATTCTGCCCTCTTACGGACCGGAGATTGCCGTGTACCTGCTTGAGAGCTTTGATCCGGCGGGCGGGCGCGCTGAAGTCCGCAAGCTTGAGGTCATTGGCAAGGTAGGCGGCGAAGCTTACCTGGAGAAGATTTTTACTGCCGCAGAAAGCGGCAGTGAAGAAGTAAGGAAGGCAGCCATGAAGTGGCTTGCAGGTCATGAGCAGTACACGCCTGCACTGCTGGAGTGGTCTGCGGACAAGAAGAAGGGCATCCGTGAAGCGGCTTATTCCGCACTGGCAGCAGGCGGTTCACCGGAGGGCGCAGACCGGCTGGTTGAGGCGTTCCGGAAGAAGAAAGACCGTGAGATGGTGGCCTGGGTGCTGGCAGCCGGCCCTTCCCCGGAAGTATCCGCCAGGCTCTCGGACCTGTTCATGGAGGAGCTGCAGAATGCTCCCCGGGACAATGCCGACAAGAAGCTGACGGATGCGGCCTGGAATGATATTTCCCCGTTCGTAACCGCGCTGCGCCGGGTGCGGACCACCCGGCTTGATGAAATCTACAGCTATGTAATCCGGGAATCCCCCCGGTTCTCATCGCTGGGCTGGTTCCCGTTCATTGAAGAGGCGGCTCTCTATAAAGAGGGGACGCCGGACGGAGCGGCCCTGGAGGAGCTGGAAGCGCTGGAGAAGCTGAGCGTCCGCTTCCTGCCGAATTTCTTCCGTGCCGCCCAGCAGACCATGACGCCGAAGGAGCTGTTTAACCGCTTTGGCGGAACGTTTATGGATAAGCTGAAATCCTTGGTGAAAAAGGATGTCAAGGATGCCGCGCAGCGCTCCCAGCTGCTGATCCATAGTATTGAGGAGCAGGTTATGTATACCCGGCACTCCACTTATGAGGCACCGTGGGAGCCTGCGAGATTATGGGGCCAATATGTCAAGGAGCTGCGTCCGGAAGCTGAGCTTGCCGCTTCATGGGACTCCCGGTGGCTGGACTGGTTCATCCAGCATGATGCCGTGTATCTGGTATGTGCCTTTGCCCGGCGGGATCATCCGGGCGCCCGCAGTTATCTGCTCGGCAAGCTGCAGGAGCTGCAGGGGCGGCTTAGAAATGAATATATCCCTTACTTATTCGTCGGGCTGGAGCGTGCCGGGGCAGCGGAGCCGGAACGCCTTGAACTGCTTATGCAAGAGCTGGAGAATACGAAGACCTTTAATTTATATGTCTTTGATTTCTATTTGTTCAGCCTGATGGAGCGTTTCCCTTCCGGTTATGTAAGCAGGCTGGAAGCCATTCTTCCCAAATTCAGATATGATTGCCGGCAGCAGCTGGAATACATCCTGAACCGCTTACGGAATACGCAGCAGCAATAG
- a CDS encoding SWIM zinc finger family protein, protein MPELTSSYVDSLAPNAAAMKNGQGLVRKKSFTELHQSDGGELLFGKCAGSGKTPYECSADFITPESPVFRCSCPSRQFPCKHALGLLYAFVEGQTFSPAPVPEDIAGKREKAEKREENKAKAAAEGEPAKPKKVNKSALKKKISAQLEGLDLLEKLVLSFVRSGLSTLDRSAAKTVQEQVKQLGNYYLSGAQIELRRFSILMFSGKDQEQNYTYAVEQLTRLHAFIKKGRAYLLARSEDPELALDHESTIDEWLGHAWQLSELKEYGLVKEGGELLQLAFYSFDDTARQEFVDLGYWLDLTAEGGEIRRTLNYRPYKAAKLMREDDSFFEIAVVPQVYTYPGDMNARIRFEALTPRPVQAADIERAAAQAHRSYADVIKKVKNQIKNPLSDKLPVLLLHAASLGITESGQYVITDESGSQLVLADIPSLPQGTVHLLPFLPANAQMDSYILVMFEHNLDQGRLTAQPLTVIKDDEVIRLLY, encoded by the coding sequence TTGCCTGAACTTACTTCATCATACGTTGATTCACTAGCACCCAATGCTGCGGCTATGAAGAACGGCCAGGGACTGGTCCGCAAAAAAAGCTTCACCGAGCTTCACCAGTCTGACGGCGGTGAGCTGCTGTTCGGCAAGTGTGCGGGGAGCGGTAAGACACCCTACGAATGCTCTGCAGATTTCATTACGCCGGAGAGCCCGGTATTCCGCTGCAGCTGCCCGAGCCGCCAGTTCCCCTGCAAGCATGCGCTGGGTCTGCTCTACGCCTTTGTAGAGGGCCAGACATTCAGTCCGGCTCCTGTTCCGGAGGATATCGCCGGCAAGCGTGAAAAGGCAGAGAAGCGGGAAGAGAACAAAGCGAAGGCTGCCGCTGAAGGCGAACCGGCCAAACCCAAGAAGGTCAACAAATCCGCGCTTAAGAAAAAAATCTCGGCCCAGCTCGAAGGGCTGGATCTGCTGGAGAAGCTGGTGCTGTCCTTCGTCCGCAGCGGCTTGTCTACCCTTGACCGCTCAGCGGCGAAGACGGTTCAGGAGCAGGTGAAGCAGCTCGGGAACTATTATCTGTCCGGTGCCCAGATTGAGCTGCGCCGCTTCTCCATTCTGATGTTCAGCGGCAAGGATCAGGAGCAGAACTATACATATGCGGTGGAGCAGCTGACCCGGCTCCACGCGTTCATCAAGAAGGGCCGGGCATATCTGCTGGCCCGGAGCGAGGACCCGGAGCTGGCGCTCGATCATGAATCGACCATTGACGAGTGGCTGGGCCATGCCTGGCAGCTGAGTGAGCTGAAGGAGTACGGGCTGGTGAAGGAAGGCGGCGAGCTGCTGCAGCTGGCCTTCTACAGCTTCGATGATACAGCCCGCCAGGAGTTTGTCGATCTCGGATATTGGCTGGATCTGACGGCTGAAGGGGGAGAGATCCGCCGTACGCTGAACTACCGGCCGTACAAGGCTGCGAAGCTGATGCGTGAGGACGACAGCTTCTTCGAGATTGCTGTGGTTCCGCAGGTCTATACCTATCCCGGGGATATGAATGCTCGCATCCGGTTTGAGGCGCTGACGCCAAGACCAGTGCAGGCTGCAGATATTGAACGGGCAGCTGCTCAGGCTCACCGCTCCTACGCGGACGTAATTAAGAAGGTGAAGAATCAGATCAAGAATCCGCTCAGCGACAAGCTGCCGGTCCTGCTGCTGCATGCCGCCAGCCTCGGTATCACGGAGAGCGGACAATATGTAATCACAGACGAATCCGGCAGCCAGCTGGTGCTCGCGGATATCCCGTCGCTGCCGCAGGGAACGGTGCATCTGCTGCCGTTTCTGCCGGCGAACGCCCAGATGGACAGCTATATTCTGGTGATGTTCGAGCATAATCTGGACCAGGGCCGGCTTACCGCACAGCCGCTTACAGTCATTAAGGACGATGAGGTTATCAGGCTGCTGTATTAA
- a CDS encoding response regulator transcription factor, translating to MIKIVIAEDQRMLLGALSALLDLEEDMKVVGRAGNGEEAVKLVKQHQPDICIMDIEMPAMSGLEAAEALKGSGCKIMILTTFARTGYFERAVKAGVDAYLLKDSPSEELALSIRSVMDGRRMYAPELMDEAYSNEANPLTQREKEVLGLIADGKNTKEIASQLYITTGTVRNYISVILDKLDVGNRIEAITRFKEKGWFK from the coding sequence ATGATCAAGATTGTGATTGCCGAAGATCAGCGGATGCTGCTCGGGGCGCTGTCTGCCCTGCTGGATCTGGAGGAGGATATGAAGGTGGTGGGCCGCGCAGGCAACGGGGAAGAGGCGGTGAAGCTGGTGAAGCAGCATCAGCCGGATATCTGCATTATGGATATTGAGATGCCGGCCATGAGCGGTCTGGAAGCGGCGGAAGCACTGAAGGGCTCCGGCTGCAAAATTATGATTCTGACCACGTTCGCCCGGACCGGTTATTTCGAGCGTGCGGTCAAAGCAGGGGTGGATGCCTATCTGCTCAAAGACAGCCCGAGCGAGGAGCTGGCACTGTCGATCCGCAGTGTAATGGACGGCAGGCGGATGTATGCCCCCGAGCTGATGGATGAGGCTTACAGCAACGAAGCCAATCCCTTGACACAGCGCGAGAAGGAAGTGCTCGGCCTGATTGCGGACGGCAAGAACACAAAGGAGATTGCCAGCCAGCTGTACATTACTACCGGCACGGTCCGCAACTATATTTCGGTGATTCTGGACAAGCTCGATGTCGGCAACCGGATTGAGGCGATTACGCGATTTAAGGAGAAGGGCTGGTTCAAGTAA